Below is a window of Bacteroidota bacterium DNA.
AGGTTGAATGCGTTTCACAATCTTCATTCTACCTATGAGACAATCCATGTTGACCGTATCCCTCTCAAGCATTTCAATCGTTTTTAAATCGAAAGTATCATGGACAAATTTTTTCGTCATTACCTGACTACTGATAGCAGCATCAGTTACGAGCAGTACATTATTCTCGAATTTAAGATTTCTCGTCATGCCACCATAAAACAGGGAATCAGTTTTGATCTTGAAAGCATATGCATAATTAAACTCGCAGGGATATTGGAACATCCAAATGGTATCGCCTTTTATGAGCCAGTTTTCTGTTCCTAGTACTGTTTGTTCATTTGCGTCAAGATTGTTGCTTTCATTGCTATGGTCTATTACAACTTCATTACATGTCCAATATCCTTGAAGATTATTTATAGTAATACCGGTCTGAATACTATCATTCATTTGTTTTTCCACATGATTTTTCTTGGCTGATTGCACACACGAAAAAATCGATGCAAAGAGAAGAAAAGGTAATAATAGTTTAAGTGAACTATTCATTTGCTATAGAATTTGTGCTGTCTTTTTCTAATGAAATTTATCTCTCTATTATTTAGAAAGCTATTTTTTCAAACCAGTTTTCGAAGCTTCATTTTTACCAGCGGTTGACGGATCATCAGGAGTATCACCTCCTCTTTCTTTTGCCGCATCAAATACATTTTTCACATAATTAACCCATCCAGAAGCTGGTAGACTAGGTCCTCCCCGAACTTCAAACTGAGCAAGTTTGTAGTCCTTGTCACCTGGTTTATTTTGCACGTTTCTGACACCCTGAGAAGCGCTAATACTAGCATCATGTGATGGTGTTAATTTATCTGTTCCCCCTATAATACTTACAAGCCAATCGTAAATCTTTGGACCAAAAGTGGCAATCTTTGGCTTTGTTCCAACCTTATTAAAAAACAAAGTACTTTCTCTTGTAAGCTTAATTGGCTTCCATCGGTCATAATCCCAATAAATAGGATAGTCTTTCAATTCGCTAGCACTTGGTTTTGTACTTGGATTGGTTTTTTCTGCTTTTTTCTGATTTAATATTTCTAGACGCCTAATATTAATTGGCCCCTCAATTTCCTTCATTATTGGATTGTTTTTATCATTCACAATGGCGTTGAATAAAGTCTTTTCATCAGCACTTAGCAAGTCTTTATACATGGAGGCGAAATTGGTTCTCGCCATCAGGTGAAAAGCAGCTTTAGAATAAACTGCTTTGTCCGAATTTCTAGAATACATTTCCTCTGTCTGGCCTTCATAAATATAATTCAATATCACTTCTAAAAAACCTATCAGATTTTGAAAAAGGCTTTTGTTTAATAAATTTTCAAATACTGTTTTGGGTTTATTCTTTAGAGCTGAGCCGTCATAAGCAGCATTAAAAATTTTGTATGCTGGGTCACTGAATTTTTTAGCATATGCTGCCCCATAATGTTTTGTCAATACGTCACTATATTGTGAAAGTGGAATTGATTCTGAAGCCTGAATTTTTGCATACCAGAGAGGATCTACAATTTTAACTACGAGGCTCCGGTTAGTAGAAGTAAGATACTTAAGATTCTTGGTGTCAAATGGCCATTTACGGATTGATTGCCCTTTTGCTTTGTCAACACCTCCCAAAGCTTTTATAATAATTGGATCAGTAATCTCCGTAGAGTTACTTATTGTCTGGGTCATTTTGACAGCATCATCTATTCGCATTTTCAATTCATCCCAATCCCGAAACCATTTGGGCGTTTCAAATTCCACAAAGCCTCCGTGTTCTGCTTGCAACTCAATTGCTGTCTGTTCTGATTCCGGTAGATATTGTTGCCTCATTAATTTGACGTGTCCATTTTGAAAGGTGGCATCTTTATCCAGATGTATCTTCAACGGAGTACCATCCTTATTTAAATATGTAAACTCATACATCTCTGGATTGTACTCGCCTGATTTTAGTTTAAGGTCTTTAGCATTATTTTTTATTGGTTTAAAAATCAATTGTCCGGCAACAAAAGGTGTACCAATGATTGTCTTTTTATCTACCTGAGCTTTGAACTGTCGCTCTTGGGTAAATTCAGATGGTTTTGTCGTATCAATAATTGTAACAGTAGTTTTTCCACCTTTTCCAACAGTTGTTTCTTTCCATTTTTCCTTTTTTGCAACCTTCATAAATTTGACAATGCCATCTTGAAAATTGCCATCTTCATCAAGATGCACGTTCACTTGCTTGTTATTTGTATCATAATATCCAAACTCAAAAGTATTCGGATTAAACTTACCCTTCATATCAGGATCAGAACCATTGTTCATCTCCGCAATAAGTTTCAATTGTCCTTTTTGTACTGGTTTACCTTTAATTATTGGTTTTAGAACTCTGTAAACTTTTAGGAATTGAGGTTTTTTGCTAATATCAGCACCTGTGTCTTCCTTCATATATAATGGGGCATCAGCTTCAACAAAGACATTTCCTGCACTTCTAGCTGGTCCTCCATGAGTCCCTACCGCAAGATAAGATGGTTGGTCTCCCCCCGCCTCATTGTGAGGGTCTTCATCGAAAGTTGTACTGGTTTCGCCAAACTTACGCGGGAGTAATTTTTGATCAGGAGCACCAGTATTATTAATTGCATAGATTTTATTCTCGGTCTGAAACTCAAATTTCATCGAGCGCTGAATCTTTCTCTTCACATTTCCTTTATGCTGTAATGTGTGCGTTAGCTCATGAGCCAACAATTTCTTTCCTGCTTCAGATTCAGTATCAAATTTCCCATCACCGAAATAAATGTCCTGACCATGAGTGAAAGCCTTGGCATTTATTTCTTCCGACATTTCCTTCGACTGTGCATTATCATGTATTCGTACATCTGACAAATCTGCTCCCATGTGTTCTTCCAACTCTCCCTTCGTTGATTCATCAAGTTTCTGTCCCTGCCCTTTTGTTCCCTGCAACTGCTGGTCGAATTCGTTCGAGGTTTCCATTCCACCGCCTTCCCCTTTTCTTGAAACTTCAGGGATGTGATGTGAAAGAATATGCTGAGTGTGCTTCGCGTTACCGTGCATAAATGAATCCGCCATTTCGTCCGCCTGCATTTCCGATTCATCTCCCGGATGGGAAATTTCCAGTTTCGCATGGATAGAATAGCCATGCTGAAAATTCGGATTCGCGCGGAAGTTTGAGGTCTGCGAGATCATATCATCCAATTGCCGCATCACTTTATCGTAATCGAATTTTCCATAAACCTTTTTCGCAAAAGTGTTGTCAACCCCGTTTCCCTTTCGGGAAAGTTTTTTCTTTTGTTCGTCCTCGTATTTGCGTATCCGTTTTCCGCCTTTCATGATGCAGGGATTTTTCTTATTAGAAATTTTTGCGTTGTTCGTATCCTACACCGAAACGTCTTGCCGCATCCTGCGGAACCATTTCGTCGGTACAGATGTCATATTTGCGACTTGTCTTTTTGAATTCATCTTTCATTGCTTCTTCGAGTAATTCAAAAGTGATTGTTTCAGTTTCTTTTTCCATCGCTTCAATCACACCATCTGAAACGACATTGTAAATACTTCCGCCCGTAAGTTGATAGTTCTTTGCGAGTTTTTCTGTCAGACCATTTTCAAAAACATACGGTTCAAAAAGAGCGTTATTCCAGATTCTCAAACGTTCAGGATAATCCGGGAATGTGAAAGTGACAATCAGCCGTATTCTGCGTTGAAATCCCTTGTCAAAATATTGCGTGAGATTCTGAACGTTCGTAGCAAGAACAATTATTCCGGTGAATTCTTCAACTTTTTGCAGTAAAAACGATTGAAGATTATTCGCATGCTGATCGTGCGAATCGCTTACTTCCGTTCGTTTGCTGAAAATTGCTTCCGCTTCGTCAAAGAATAAAATGCAGGGTTGTTTATCAAAACGGTCAAAAACTTTTTCAAGATTTTTTTCCGTTTCACCAATATACTTGCTTACCATCTGTGCAAAATTTATTTTGTACACCGGTAAACCAAATTCATTTCCGACCGCTTCCGCCGTATGACTTTTTCCCGTTCCCGGATCCCCGCTGAAAATGCTGATGAAATTGTTACGCACTTTCCTGTTCTTGTTTATCTCCCACAGTTTTTTCATGTGCTTGGTGAAATTGCCAAGCTTTGCAATTTCCCAACGTGTTTTTTCTCCGAGCATTACATCTGCCATAGTATGTGTTGCTATGCTTCTGCGTGCCGGAAAACCTTGCTCTCCATCCAATCGCGGTGACTCGCCGTGAAGAAGTGTTGCGAGAAACTGGTCATTGAAAATAATTTCATTATCAAGAAATACTGAATTCGGATGTTGTGGTGTCGGCGAGATAAAACTGCTTGTAAAAATGCGTTGTTTGTTATGAAAATAACTTGCGTAATACGATCTCGATTCCTGATCTTTTCCGGCAAGCAGAAAAAGTGCGGTGCGAACCGTTGGATGAAAAATTGCCGAACCCTCTTTGAAAAATCCGCCTGTATAATTTTTCCACTGTGGGTCATTTGCCGCCTGCGCGAGCGGATCAATTATTTCGGGAGCGAAATTTGCGGCAAAGGCAAGATTGAACAGCACCCGGTCAGTATCAGTAAGCGCATGCTCAGCTATCAGTTTTCCGTAAGAAGAATTTGGATCAAGAGGAGGTAGAGGAAGAAATGCTGGTGCTGAAGGTTGCATCATATTCTGAATGCAACGTAAAAGCCAATTCAATTCACCGTTGATGCATTGGAAGTTGACCGGATTGCCGGAGATAGGTGACTTATCCATTGATTTCGTTTTGAGTTACAGCTACAAGTTTTTTACAAAGTATCATTTTAAAAAAGACAGCAAGAGCGACGGTGTGTCATCGTCGCTCTTGGCAATGCGGATTGTTCTTCGGGAGAACTGAAACAACATATCCTATCGGACCCTATGATTTATTTTTTTCTGAATCTGTAGTTAATTTAGGAAGTGAAAGATATTCATTTCGAAGACCTTTGTCAAGTCGTTTTTTATGGATTATTAAATATTTCCTGCTGCAATTATTTCAGTTTACGCGGGTAAAATTTAGTTGTCAGGGTTCCTCCCTGTTCGGATATTTGACAATGACATGAATTGACTGATTCTGGTTGTCGTTTTTAGATATGGCGACGTATGTATTCTCGACATTGAAATTAGCTGTGCCGAAGATTTGTTGACTTGCATATTGAG
It encodes the following:
- a CDS encoding ATP-binding protein yields the protein MDKSPISGNPVNFQCINGELNWLLRCIQNMMQPSAPAFLPLPPLDPNSSYGKLIAEHALTDTDRVLFNLAFAANFAPEIIDPLAQAANDPQWKNYTGGFFKEGSAIFHPTVRTALFLLAGKDQESRSYYASYFHNKQRIFTSSFISPTPQHPNSVFLDNEIIFNDQFLATLLHGESPRLDGEQGFPARRSIATHTMADVMLGEKTRWEIAKLGNFTKHMKKLWEINKNRKVRNNFISIFSGDPGTGKSHTAEAVGNEFGLPVYKINFAQMVSKYIGETEKNLEKVFDRFDKQPCILFFDEAEAIFSKRTEVSDSHDQHANNLQSFLLQKVEEFTGIIVLATNVQNLTQYFDKGFQRRIRLIVTFTFPDYPERLRIWNNALFEPYVFENGLTEKLAKNYQLTGGSIYNVVSDGVIEAMEKETETITFELLEEAMKDEFKKTSRKYDICTDEMVPQDAARRFGVGYEQRKNF
- a CDS encoding DUF4157 domain-containing protein, which gives rise to MKGGKRIRKYEDEQKKKLSRKGNGVDNTFAKKVYGKFDYDKVMRQLDDMISQTSNFRANPNFQHGYSIHAKLEISHPGDESEMQADEMADSFMHGNAKHTQHILSHHIPEVSRKGEGGGMETSNEFDQQLQGTKGQGQKLDESTKGELEEHMGADLSDVRIHDNAQSKEMSEEINAKAFTHGQDIYFGDGKFDTESEAGKKLLAHELTHTLQHKGNVKRKIQRSMKFEFQTENKIYAINNTGAPDQKLLPRKFGETSTTFDEDPHNEAGGDQPSYLAVGTHGGPARSAGNVFVEADAPLYMKEDTGADISKKPQFLKVYRVLKPIIKGKPVQKGQLKLIAEMNNGSDPDMKGKFNPNTFEFGYYDTNNKQVNVHLDEDGNFQDGIVKFMKVAKKEKWKETTVGKGGKTTVTIIDTTKPSEFTQERQFKAQVDKKTIIGTPFVAGQLIFKPIKNNAKDLKLKSGEYNPEMYEFTYLNKDGTPLKIHLDKDATFQNGHVKLMRQQYLPESEQTAIELQAEHGGFVEFETPKWFRDWDELKMRIDDAVKMTQTISNSTEITDPIIIKALGGVDKAKGQSIRKWPFDTKNLKYLTSTNRSLVVKIVDPLWYAKIQASESIPLSQYSDVLTKHYGAAYAKKFSDPAYKIFNAAYDGSALKNKPKTVFENLLNKSLFQNLIGFLEVILNYIYEGQTEEMYSRNSDKAVYSKAAFHLMARTNFASMYKDLLSADEKTLFNAIVNDKNNPIMKEIEGPINIRRLEILNQKKAEKTNPSTKPSASELKDYPIYWDYDRWKPIKLTRESTLFFNKVGTKPKIATFGPKIYDWLVSIIGGTDKLTPSHDASISASQGVRNVQNKPGDKDYKLAQFEVRGGPSLPASGWVNYVKNVFDAAKERGGDTPDDPSTAGKNEASKTGLKK